One window of the Bombus affinis isolate iyBomAffi1 chromosome 10, iyBomAffi1.2, whole genome shotgun sequence genome contains the following:
- the LOC126921446 gene encoding uncharacterized protein LOC126921446 isoform X1 codes for MEDSGIDSDPKTTSHTEDERLFLGSDSSCSSNQTQTSQHNSTTKQLQRKLEARIEQAKRIQRNSDYVKLPKYDKGCGSGSSAAGLISIQRLPVPNKNKEHLPLVEYWHSDSESEEELTLFSTIKSKDSSKHKQDLTDTFSIEEMSEESEDSLNLGPAQSSPELKFMKSYKCTGDCFHCQCHIL; via the exons aTGGAAGATAGTGGAATTGATAGTGATCCAAAAACCACTAGTCATACAGAAGATGAAAGACTTTTCTTG gGAAGCGATAGCAGTTGTAGCAGCAATCAGACACAGACATCACAGCATAATTCTACTACTAAACAATTGCAAAGAAAGCTTG AAGCACGAATTGAACAAGCTAAACGTATTCAGCGTAATTCAGATTATGTGAAGTTGCCAAAATATGATAAGGGATGCGGAAGTGGTAGTAGTGCTGCTGGTCTGATTTCTATTCAAAGACTTCCTGTACCAAATAAGAATAAAGAACATCTTCCTCTTGTTGAATATTGGCATAGTGATAGTGAAAG tGAAGAGGAACTGACTCTTTTTTCAACAATTAAATCGAAAGATTCCTCCAAGCATAAGCAAGATCTAACTGATACATTTAGCATTGAAGAAATGAGTGAAGAAAGTGAAGATTCTTTAAACTTAGGACCTGCACAATCATCTCCGGAGCTCAAATTTATGAAATCTTATAAATGTACTGGTGATTGCTTTCATTGTCAGTGCCACATATTATAA
- the LOC126921423 gene encoding dynein intermediate chain 2, ciliary gives MRPSLVKRTLSKVAEVSKEPARHISFLKSRMDLGGGDMDWLRGRVFLKPEDQLVLSDAELQEEIARVLTIHNTRVPDSLVEWSWKLKSFILLPPPPHLITVLSVPGSILHKDSEEARIQLAGGLVVDTPFEEAILHDDEEEREEEEEDEEEGADVEEQEEHEPEPDHEDDHEEERVKPKKIPNQFNFCERAALTYTNPMREMSTQTIPPPTETFNTHVFQWTIFDEYQEDFAQQQREKERERRIPFLQLKKEDMKKKAQTESTALTCRMLQAAKTLERMVNQNIFDEIAQDYRYWDDPSDEFKVGEGSLLPLWKFHYEKTKKHDVTDLCFNSRYYDLFAVSYGTMSFSNSIIDGTVCLFSLKNPSYPEWICPTESPVMCLDFSEQHPHLLVIGTMDGAVAVYNIMLPPTAPQYRSNDVVQKHGGIVWEVHWAPDTEEGNLAFYSVSIDGKVNYWILSENNLGLTTVMTLFLDRPPIPGPDGTIITLKGCGTCLAFHPADQNVFLVGTEEGTIYKCNTAYSSVYMRTYNEAHNMPVYRIVFNKFNSSIFASCSGDWRIKIWEDDRMEPLFMFDLGVPIGDVQWAPYSSTVLACVSNDGKVTVFDLNVNKYRPICSQPVVSRKKYKLTRLAFNNKLPFIIVGDDKGTINTLKLSPNLRLKVKPTKRQLHLTHRELEIMKLERLLSFVREPAILPPPKDIRVEI, from the exons ATGCGTCCATCACTAGTAAAGAGAACACTTTCTAAAGTGGCAGAGGTATCGAAAGAACCAGCAAGA CATATAAGCTTCTTGAAGAGCCGTATGGACCTAGGTGGTGGTGATATGGATTGGTTACGAGGAAGAGTTTTCTTAAAACCAGAAGATCAACTAGTATTATCAGATGCA GAATTACAAGAAGAGATTGCAAGAGTTCTGACTATACATAACACAAGAGTTCCAGATTCTTTAGTTGAGTGGTCATGGAAATTAAAAAGTTTCATATTATTACCTCCTCCACCACATTTAATAACTGTTCTAAGTGTTCCTGGATCGATATTGCATAAAGATTCTGAAGAAGCTAGAATACAATTGGCAGGAGGACTTGTTG TGGATACTCCGTTTGAAGAAGCCATATTACATGATgatgaggaagaaagagaagaagaggaagaagatgaagaagaaggaGCAGATGTTGAAGAGCAAGAAG AACATGAACCTGAACCTGACCATGAAGATGATCATGAAGAAGAAAGagtaaaaccaaaaaaaataCCAAATCAATTTAACTTTTGTGAAAGAGCTGCTTTAACTTATACCAATCCTATGCGA gaAATGAGTACCCAAACAATACCACCTCCAACAGAGACATTTAATACCCATGTTTTTCAATGGACAATCTTTGATGAGTATCag GAAGATTTTGctcaacaacaacgtgaaaaagaaagagaaagaagaattccATTTCTACAACTGAAGAAGGAGGATATGAAGAAAAAAGCTCAAACTGAATCCACAGCATTAACATGTAGAATGTTACAAGCTGCAAAAACATTGGAACGAATGGTAAATCAAAATATTTTTGATGAAATAGCGCAAg atTACAGATATTGGGATGATCCAAGTGATGAATTTAAAGTTGGAGAAGGTTCATTACTACCtttatggaaatttcattacgaAAAAACCAAGAAACATGATGTTACAGATTTATGCTTCAATAGTAGATATTATGATTTATTTGCAGTTTCATATGGGACAA tGTCATTTAGTAATTCGATAATAGATGGAACAGTATGCTTATTTAGTTTAAAAAATCCATCATATCCAGAGTGGATCTGTCCAACAGAATCTCCCGTAATGTGTTTAGACTTCAGTGAACAACATCCACATCTTTTAGTTATTG GTACTATGGATGGTGCTGTTGCtgtttataatattatgttGCCACCTACAGCCCCTCAATATAGAAGCAATGATGTTGTTCAAAAACATGGAGGTATTGTGTGGGAG GTACATTGGGCACCAGACACGGAAGAAGGTAATTTAGCATTCTACAGTGTTAGCATTGATGGAAAAGTAAACTACTGGATATTAAGTGAAAATAATCTTGGTTTGACAACTGTGATGACCCTTTTTTTGGACAGACCACCAATACCTGGGCCAGATGGTACAATAATTACACTTAAGG gtTGTGGAACATGTCTAGCATTTCACCCTGCAGATCAAAATGTATTCTTAGTAGGAACAGAAGAAGGAACAATTTATAAGTGCAATACAGCATATAGTAGTGTTTATATGAGAACTTATAATGAAGCACACAATATGCCAGTCTACCGGATAGTATTTAATAAATTCAATTCCAGCATATTTGCAAGTTGTTCTGGTGATTGGAGAATAAAAATATGGGAAGATGATAGAAT GGAACCCTTATTTATGTTTGATCTTGGCGTTCCCATTGGAGATGTTCAATGGGCACCATATAGTTCAACAGTGTTAGCTTGTGTTTCAAATGATGGGAAAGTTACAGTATTTGATttgaatgtaaataaatatcgaCCAATATGTAGTCAACCAGTTGTTAgcagaaaaaaatataaactaACTAGACTTGCATTTAACAATAAATTACCATTCATTATAGTGGGCGATGATAA AGGTACCATAAATACATTGAAATTGTCACCAAACCTTAGATTAAAAGTAAAACCAACTAAGAGGCAACTTCATTTGACACATAGAGAAttagaaattatgaaattagaAAGATTATTAAGTTTTGTACGTGAACCAGCTATTTTACCACCACCAAAAGATATAAGGGTAGAAATCTAA
- the LOC126921446 gene encoding uncharacterized protein LOC126921446 isoform X2, translating to MEDSGIDSDPKTTSHTEDERLFLGSDSSCSSNQTQTSQHNSTTKQLQRKLARIEQAKRIQRNSDYVKLPKYDKGCGSGSSAAGLISIQRLPVPNKNKEHLPLVEYWHSDSESEEELTLFSTIKSKDSSKHKQDLTDTFSIEEMSEESEDSLNLGPAQSSPELKFMKSYKCTGDCFHCQCHIL from the exons aTGGAAGATAGTGGAATTGATAGTGATCCAAAAACCACTAGTCATACAGAAGATGAAAGACTTTTCTTG gGAAGCGATAGCAGTTGTAGCAGCAATCAGACACAGACATCACAGCATAATTCTACTACTAAACAATTGCAAAGAAAGCTTG CACGAATTGAACAAGCTAAACGTATTCAGCGTAATTCAGATTATGTGAAGTTGCCAAAATATGATAAGGGATGCGGAAGTGGTAGTAGTGCTGCTGGTCTGATTTCTATTCAAAGACTTCCTGTACCAAATAAGAATAAAGAACATCTTCCTCTTGTTGAATATTGGCATAGTGATAGTGAAAG tGAAGAGGAACTGACTCTTTTTTCAACAATTAAATCGAAAGATTCCTCCAAGCATAAGCAAGATCTAACTGATACATTTAGCATTGAAGAAATGAGTGAAGAAAGTGAAGATTCTTTAAACTTAGGACCTGCACAATCATCTCCGGAGCTCAAATTTATGAAATCTTATAAATGTACTGGTGATTGCTTTCATTGTCAGTGCCACATATTATAA
- the LOC126921433 gene encoding ribitol 5-phosphate transferase FKRP translates to MRFKFVRTLLVLALLANIIVWHRIWRLFSTQNTLRLLTPTTVTPDPPQKLHRRLARLVTVVIRQFETFENDVTSTVESVLSLFPTIPILIVSNELPYPPLELDFANESMQNVKLINLQPEFNKSYDERNPLFYIRTKYVLFLPDGSRLSTKQSMEEIVSQTTKLGAVGVPVGSITLNCVNINLKVKEWSLKFSYITGTECDGINGKHATMLEAKLLRKLTDPFLLPFTDALYIQTTALGVKIHMLSNYHFNEGKSSYKGPQFLWKVQQLHQDHERTMFEKLGIKKVTRASNSIEWYGCSRESSRCFGPVINGIPSYLHQNRFTPPCCISGLRKVAHHVFNKLEEVGIRYWLESGSLLGAMRNGDILPWDHEVQIGVNRDDLSRSSWLIQAMDKPVVDNHGFVWKKATEGEFFKVQYSKVNHLTVNILPFYAKNGSMLKDAWFLNNKDFPEQFLHPMSSIEFAGRQVPCPNNIRDFLELKYFRGVIENPELPGKISFQEFLH, encoded by the exons ATGCGTTTTAAGTTTGTAAGAACGTTATTAGTGCTTGCACTACTAGCTAATATCATTGTGTGGCACAGAATATGGAGGTTATTTTCAACGCAAAACACTTTGCGGTTGTTGACACCAACTACCGTAACACCTGATCCTCCGCAAAAACTTCATCGGCGATTAGCTCGATTAGTAACTGTGGTTATACGACAATTTGAAACCTTTGAAAATGATGTAACTTCCACTGTAGAGTCTGTGTTAAGTCTTTTTCCTACTATACCAATTTTAATAGTAAGCAATGAATTACCATATCCTCCACTGGAATTGGACTTTGCAAATGAAAGCATGCAAAATGTTAAACTAATAAACTTGCAACCGGAATTTAATAAATCTTATGATGAAAGAAATCCACTATTTTATATACGTACaaaatacgttttatttttacCTGATGGTAGTAGGCTTTCTACTAAGCAAAGCATGGAA gAAATTGTATCACAAACTACAAAATTAGGTGCTGTAGGTGTACCAGTAGGAAGTATAACTTTAAATTGTgtcaatataaatttaaaagtaaAAGAATGGAGTCTGAAGTTTTCATACATAACAGGCACTGAATGTGATGGAATAAATGGAAAACATGCTACAATGCTTGAGGCAAAATTATTACGAAAATTAACTGATCCTTTCTTACTACCTTTTACAGATGCATTATATATTCAAACAACTGCATTAGGTGTAAAG ATTCATATGTTGTCAAATTATCATTTCAACGAAGGAAAATCATCATATAAAGGTCCGCAATTCTTATGGAAGGTACAACAGTTACATCAAGATCATGAACGAACTATGTTTGAAAAATTGGGAATTAAGAAGGTTACAAGAGCTTCCAATTCTATAGAATGGTATGGCTGTTCTAGAGAAAGTAGTAGATGTTTTGGACCAGTCATAAATGGTATTCCATCTTATCTTCATCAAAATCGGTTTACTCCACCTTGCTGCATCTCAGGATTGAGAAAAGTTGCTCATCATGTGTTTAATAAATTAGAAGAAGTTGGTATCAGATATTGGTTAGAAAGTGGATCTTTACTTGGTGCTATGAGAAATGGTGATATTTTACCATGGGATCATGAAGTACAAATAGGAGTAAATCGTGATGATCTCTCAAGATCATCATGGTTAATTCAAGCCATGGATAAACCTGTTGTTGACAATCATGGTTTTGTCTGGAAAAAGGCAACGGAAGGTGAATTTTTTAAAGTACAGTATTCAAAGGTAAACCATTTAACTGTAAATATACTTCCATTTTATGCAAAAAATGGATCTATGCTTAAAGATGCATGGTTTTTAAACAATAAAGATTTTCCAGAGCAATTTCTTCATCCAATGTCAAGTATCGAATTTGCTGGCAGACAAGTGCCATGCCCAAATAATATTAGGGAttttttagaattaaaatatttcaggGGTGTGATAGAAAATCCAGAACTCCCTGGTAAAATTTCTTTTCAAGAGTTTCttcattaa